CCTTCATCAGCAGGCGGCGCTTTTCGAGCACGTAGTCCTCGCAGTCGCCGATGCTGTTGGTCGGGTAGGACCAGACTTCTTCGCGGCCCCAGATCTCCAGATCCGTGCGCGGCGTCACTCGTGTGTTGACGGCGTTGTTGACGGCAACGATCTGGGACCACAGCGCGCGGCTCAGCGCGACCGGTTTGGCGCGGGGGGTCACCTGATTGCATTCGCTCTGACGGCTCTGGCAGAAATCGTAGTGCCCGACCGGCTGCGTCGCCCGACCCGCAGTGGTCATGAAACTGTCGCTGGCTGCCGATGTTACCCCGCATATGGCGAGCTGCCCCGCAAGAGCGGCCAGTAGCGCCCCCTTCTTCAATGTCATTGTTGTCGTCTCCCCGTTTAAGGGCACAATGACAGAGGCGCATTTATTTCACGCAAAACAGCGAAGTATTACTTGAATAAACATTCGAATGAATAATAATAAAAACAGCACTTAATTTAAATAAAAACCATCTGTTCCAAGTCGTGGATCGTTAACCACGGCATGGCTCCCGCGATACGAGTTGCCCGGGGTGCGGACGTTGAAGTCTCCGGAAACTCTGTCACGACTTGCAGGCGCCGCGGTCGATGACCTTTCCGGAAGTATGCGCTGTGCTTGCGCCGGCCGAACAGCCTTGGTCATAAATCGTTAACCATTCGGCGCGTACAAATTCGACGTCGGGCATATCGTCGACCATGGATGGACCGGCGGCGATGTGTTTCGGCGAAGAGGCGGGGCTTGCCCCGCCTTTCTTGTTTTCGGCCAAAGAAAAAGGCCCGTCGGCAGCGCGGCGGAACTTTGGGTTGTGGTTCGGGCTCAGGCCGCGAGGATTGCGCGCGGTTCGGTCATCTCGTAGCCGAGCGCCTCGGCGACGGCGCGATTGGTGATCCTGCCCTTGTGGACGTTCAGGCCATTGCGCAGATGCGGATCGTCCGCCAGCGCCTTCAGGCCCTTGTCGGCGAGCTGCAAGCCATAGTGCAGGGTGGCGTTGTTGAGCGCGTGGGCGGAGGTGACGGGAACGGCGCCCGGCATGTTGGCCACGCAATAGTGGATGACGCCGTCCACTTCATAGGTCGGATCGGCATGCGTCGTGGCGTGCGAGGTTTCGAAGCATCCGCCCTGATCAATCGCCACGTCCACGAGCACCGATCCCTTCTTCATCCCCGACAGCATTTCGCGGGTGACGAGCTTCGGCGCCGCCGCGCCGGGGATGAGCACGGCGCCGACCACGATGTCCGCCGAGAAGCATTCTTCCTCAAGCGCTTCCACGGTCGAATAGCGCGTGTGAACCCGACCGTTGAAAATGTCGTCGAGCTGACGCAGCCGTGGGATGGAGCGGTCGATGATCGTGACGTCGGCGCCAAGGCCGGCCGCCATCTTGGCCGCATGCAGGCCGACGACGCCGCCGCCGATAACGGCGACCTTGCCCGGCAGCACGCCCGGCACGCCGCCCAACAGCACGCCGCGGCCGCCATTGGCCTTCTGAAGCGCGGTCGCACCGGCCTGTATGGAG
The window above is part of the Rhizobiaceae bacterium genome. Proteins encoded here:
- a CDS encoding transglutaminase-like cysteine peptidase, giving the protein MTLKKGALLAALAGQLAICGVTSAASDSFMTTAGRATQPVGHYDFCQSRQSECNQVTPRAKPVALSRALWSQIVAVNNAVNTRVTPRTDLEIWGREEVWSYPTNSIGDCEDYVLEKRRLLMKAGIPAGNLLITVVRQPNGDGHAVLTVNTDRGDYVLDNLDGRVLVWTATPYTYLKRQSSKNSGAWVSINDGRAVAVGSVR
- the ald gene encoding alanine dehydrogenase; this translates as MRVGCPKEIKNHEYRVGLTPGSVREYVAHGHEVLVEAGAGAGIGADDGAYSAAGAKIARTAEEVFARSDMIVKVKEPQPNEWTQLRDGQILYTYLHLAPDPDQTRGLLASGVTAVAYETVTDERGGLPLLAPMSEVAGRLSIQAGATALQKANGGRGVLLGGVPGVLPGKVAVIGGGVVGLHAAKMAAGLGADVTIIDRSIPRLRQLDDIFNGRVHTRYSTVEALEEECFSADIVVGAVLIPGAAAPKLVTREMLSGMKKGSVLVDVAIDQGGCFETSHATTHADPTYEVDGVIHYCVANMPGAVPVTSAHALNNATLHYGLQLADKGLKALADDPHLRNGLNVHKGRITNRAVAEALGYEMTEPRAILAA